The Oncorhynchus keta strain PuntledgeMale-10-30-2019 unplaced genomic scaffold, Oket_V2 Un_contig_12850_pilon_pilon, whole genome shotgun sequence genomic interval gagtagtggacaaggtatcagtctgaaactagagtagggtggacaaggtatcagtctgaaactagagtagggtggacaaggtatcagtctgaaactagagtagggttgacaaggtatcagtctgaaactagagtagggtggacaaggTTCCGGTCTGAAACTAGAGcagggtggacaaggtatcagtctgaaactagagtagggtggacaaggtatcagtctgaaactagagtagggtggacaaggtatcagtctgaaactagagtagggtggTGGCATATCCAGGTTTACCTCATCAGTGTCTCACACAGGGTGAGGTAAAGTAGTGGAGGTGTCCAGGTGTAAAGGTTTACTACATCAGTGTCTCACACAGGGTGAGGTAAAGTAGTGAAGGTGTCCAGGTGTAAAGGTTTACTACATCAGTGTCTCACACAGGGTGAGGTAAAGTAGTGGAGGTGTCCAGGTGTAAAGGTTTACTACATCAGTGTCTCACACAGGGTGAGGTAAAGTAGTGGAGGTGTCCAGGTGTAAAGGTTTACCTCGTCAGTGTCTCACACACAGGGTGAGGTAAAGTAGTGAAGGTGTCCAGGTGTAAAGGTTTACTACATCAGTGTCTCACACACAGGGTGAGGTAAAGTAGTGAAGGTGTCCAGGTGTAAAGGTTTACTACATCAGTGTCTCACACAGGGTGAGGTAAAGTAGTGGAGGTGTCCAGGTGTAAAGGTTTACCTCGTCAGTGTCGAACTCACACAGCGCCTCGACGGGGAGCAGCTTCTGAGGGGTGTTCCTGCGGAACTGGAGGGGGAGAACCTGTAGACTGCGCTTCTCCAGAGCCTTCACACGTTCATCAAAGTGGTCCTACAGCCTTCAGCCTGGTCCTAAAGCCCacctcacacacaacacacacagttttTAAAAAGCATTTTGGATTTATAGTTCTAAGGCTAATAGTTTGtcaaaatgtaaatgttcttGATTAAGATAGGAGTTTAGAAACCAGCCTGATAAACAGACAGAACTGACAGACCAAGAATTGTCTCTGCTTTATCCAACAGCTTGTCATTGTTTGACTGAAGCAGAAACAGATCTGTCCCAGACTTGTAGTAAACTACAGTAGTGTAAAGCCCActctcagtaaactacagtagttgtaaagcccactctcagtaaactacagtagtTGTAAAGTCCActctcagtaaactacagtagtgtAAAGTCCACTCTCGTAAACTACAGTAGTCTAAAGCCCACTGTTAGTAAACTACAGTAGTGTAAAGCCCActctcagtaaactacagtagtgtaaagcccactctcagtaaactacagtagtgtaaagcccactctcagtaaactacagtagtgtaaagcccactctcagtaaactacagtagtgtaaagcccactctcagtaaactacagtagtgtaaagcccactctcagtaaactacagtagtgtaaagcccactctcagtaaactacagtagtgtaaagcccactctcagtaaactacagtagtgtaaagcccactctcagtaaactacagtagtgtaaagcccactctcagtaaactacagtagtgtaaagcccactgctagtaaactacagtagtgtaaagcccactctcagtaaactacagtagtgtaaagcccactctcagtaaactacagtagtgtAAAGCCCACTGTTAGTAAACTACAGTAGTACAAAGCCCActctcagtaaactacagtagtgtaaagcccactctcagtaaactacagtagtgtaaagcccactctcagtaaactacagtagtgtaaagcccactgttagtaaactacagtagtgtaaagcccactctcagtaaactacagtagtgtaaagcccactctcagtaaactacagtagtgtaaagcccactctcagtaaactacagtagttgtaaagcccactctcagtaaactacagtagtgtaaagtccactctcagtaaactacagtagtgtaaagtccactctcagtaaactacagtagtgtaaagcccactctcagtaaactacagtagtgtaaagtccactctcagtaaactacagtagtgtaaagcccactctcagtaaactacagtagtgtAAAGCCCACTGCTAGTAAACCACTGTAGTTGTAAAGCCCActctcagtaaactacagtagtgtaaagcccactctcagtaaactacagtagtgtaaagcccactctcagtaaactacagtagtgtaaagcccacagctcagtaaactacagtagtTGTAAAGCCCACTCTCAGTAAACACTGTAGTGTAAAGCCCActctcagtaaactacagtagtgtaaagcccactctcagtaaactacagtagtTGTAAAGCCCACTCTCAGTAAACACTGTAGTTGTAAAGCCCACAGCTCAGTAAAACACAGTAGTTGTAAAGCCCActctcagtaaactacagtagtgtaaagcccactctcagtaaactacagtagtgtaaagtccactctcagtaaactacagtagtgtaaagcccactctcagtaaactacagtagtgtAAAGTCCACTGCTAGTAAACCACTGTAGTTGTAAAGCCCActctcagtaaactacagtagtgtaaagcccactctcagtaaactacagtagtgtAAAGCCCACAGCTAGTAAACCACTGTAGTTGTAAAGCCCActctcagtaaactacagtagtgtaaagcccactgttagtaaactacagtagtgtaaagcccactctcagtaaactacagtagtgtAAAGCCCACTGTTAGTAAACTACAGTAGTGTAAAGCCCACTGCTAGTAAACTACAGTAGTGTAAAGCCCACTCTTAGTAAACTACACTAGTGTAAAGCCCACTCTTAGTAAACTACACTAGTGTAAAGCCCACTGTTAGTAAACTACACTAGTGTAAAGCCCACTGTTAGTAAACTACAGTAGTGTAAAGCCCACTGTTAGTAAACTACAGTAGTGTAAAGCCCACTGTTAGTAAACTACACTAGTGTAAAGCCCACTGTTAGTAAACTACACTAGTGTAAAGCCCACTGTTAGTAAACTACAGTAGTGTAAAGCCCACTGTTAGTAAACTACAGTAGTGTAAAGCCCActctcagtaaactacagtagtgtAAAGCCCACTCACGTCCAGGTCTCTGATGAGGCTCTCCATCTGGTACATGTCCTTGAACTCTGGTTTGTACTTCTGGTCCACCTCTTTGTCCATCCTCTTCAGAAGGTCCTGGGTGTCCCGGGCCTCTTTGTGGAACTGGAGAGAAAACAGACCCCGTCAGGAAAAACACTGAGGTAACAACATCACTGAAAGCAGCTACGGTTTATTTACACGAAGTTCGACCGGCAGCCAGTCGGTCTCTGCCCGAAACCAACTCTGTTTACGTACCACGACAAGTCTGTAACTCAGAAGCTGTTGCTTTGTACAACACATGCTGGTACACAAGCCTGTCCACATCTAATGACTCTGTTCAAACATTCAGGATTTCTTCAACTGATACTTTCTGAATACTTGTTGCTGTGACTCACCTTGTGGTTGTGGTCTGTACATTTCAGGTGGtatcagggttaaggtcaggtcaCAGTATACTAAATCACCTTCTGGTATTCGTCCGTGTGTTTCAGGTGGtatcagggttaaggtcaggtcaggtcaggtcaggtcagggtaTACTAATCCCCTTGTGGTATTCGTCCGTGTGATTCAGGTGAtatcagggttaaggtcaggtcaggtcagggtaTACTAATCACCTTGTGGTATTCGTCCATGTGTTTCAGGTGGTATCAGGGTTAGTATCAGGTATCACACTAATTATGTGTTTCAGGTGGtatcagggttaaggtcaggtcaGGTTATCACCTTGTGGGTCAgtgtcaggtcaggtcaggtcacagtACACTAATCACCTTGTGGTATTCGTCCATGTGTTTCAGGTGGtatcagggttaaggtcaggtcaggtcaggtcacagtACACTAATCACCTTGTGGTATTCGTCCATGTGTTTCAGGTGGtatcagggttaaggtcaggtcaGGGTATACTAATCACCTTGTGGTACTCGTCCATGTGTTTCAGGTGGTTCTCCTCACAGATGAGCAGGTTCAGGTACTCCTTCCAGTCTGCATGCACAGCCTCCATATGAGCCTGACAGGTGGAGACGAGTTCCGTTACATCACTGTCTGTTTGCTGCTTTTCATTCACATTCGTTTGTGAGGATTTTAATCTCAGTCGGGGTGAATCCTAACTTCCACTAAAATAGTCTGATTTGACCgtagtctcccattgacatcaatgcatgacTTAAGTCAACATTGACTAAAGTGGAAGTTAGGATTTGCCCCAATAGTAGAATGATAGAGGATAAATGATGTGTACCTCAATGACATTCATCCCAGGATGGTCagtagagatgtgtgtgtgtgtgtgtgtgtgtgtgtgtgtgtgtgtgtgtgtgtgtacacctcaATAACATTCATCCCAGGATGgtcagtagagtgtgtgtgtgtgtgtgtgtgtgtgtgtgtgtgtgtgtgtgtgtgtgtgtgtgtgtgtacctcaatAACATTCTTGCCAggatggtctgtgtgtgtgtgtgtgtgtgtgtgtgtgtgtgtgtgtgtgtgtgtgtgtacactcatTCACCCAGGACATTAACATCCCAGGATGGTCagtagagatgtgtgtgtgtgtgtgtgatgtggtgtgtgatgtgtgtgtgtgtgtcaggtgtcagATAACATGCAGGTTCAGGTGTCAGATCAATAACATTCTTGCCAGATAACagtggagatgtgtgtgtgtgtggtgtgtgtgtaacatgtgtgtgtgtgtgtgtgtacctcagatAACATGCCAGGATGGTGTGGTCAGATAACAGCAGGATGGTCATGAGTTTATCTCCATCATCATGTCACATGCAGTGAGGTGTCAGTGGCCTCCTTGGACTCCAGACACTTACTGATGAAGTTCTGGTGGGAGATTTAAAAGAGATACAAGTCTCTCTTTACGTTCCAACACACGTAACATGCAGGATCAGGTGTCAGATAACATGTAGGATCAGGTGTCAGATAACATGCAGGATCAGGTGTCAGATAACATGCAGGATCAGGTGTCAGATAACATGCAGGATCAGGTGTCAGATAACATGCAGGATCAGGTGTCAGATAACATGCAGGATCAGGTGTCAGATAACATGCAGGATCAGGTGTCAGATAACATGCAGGATCAGGTGTCAGATAACATGCAGGATCAGGTGTCAGATAACATGTAGGATCAGGTGTCAGATAACATGCAGGATCAGGTGTCAGATAACATGCAGGATCAGGTGTCAGATAACATGCAGGATCAGGTGTCAGATAACATGCAGGATCAGGTGTCAGATAACATGCAGGATCAGTAGGATGTCAGATAACATGCAGGATCAGGTGTCTGGGGATCAGGTGTTCTATAGATAACATGCAGGATCAGGTGTCAGATATCACCCTGAATATATTACTCTGTCAGTGCAGATGAagtcagagagtgtgtgtgtgtgtgtgtgatgtgtgtgtgtgtgtgtgtgtgtgtgtgtgtgtactatagtGTGTCTCTAGTTACTCATACTGTCTGTGACGTGCAGGGTAGTCCAGGTTAGTATCTGGCTCCAGTCATAGACTGATGGCCTGGGGAGAGATCTCCCTGCCTGCTGGTCCATCCAGTACAGCTCATTAGTGCAGCGCTGCATGTAGTCACGCAGGCTCAACAGGTGGCGCTGTCGAGCACTGGAACtggcctggggagagagaggagagatagctaCTATAGACCTACACACTGGTACACATATTCTGGGAGAGGGGAAAGTGTGATGGtgaatgaaacacacacacacacacacacacacacacacacacacacacacacacacacacacacacacacacacacacacacacacacacacacacacacacacacacacacacacacacacacacacacacacacacacacacacacacacacacacacacacacacacatccgggGATGAATGTTATTGAGGTACACACTGAACAAAGGGAAGAAAAGCCAGGGTGTATGTGGATAAAACATGACacagacacaggtacagacacaggtacagacacagacacagacacaggtacagacacaggtacagacacagacacagacagacacagacacagacacagacacaggtacagacacaggtacagacacaggtacagacacagacacagacacaggtacagacacaggtacaggtacagacacagacacagacacaggtacagacacaggtacagacacagacacaggtacagacacagacacagatacagacacaggtacagacacaggtacagacacaggtacagacacagacacaggtacagacacaggtacagacacagacacagacacagatacagacacagacacaggtacagacacaggtacagacacacagacacaggtacagacacaggtacacagacacacacagacacaggtacagacacaggacacagacacagacacagacacagacacagacacaggtacagacacaggtacaggtgcagacacaggtacagacacaggtacagacacaggtacagacacagacacaggtacagacacagacacaggtacagacacaggtacagacacaggtacagacacaggtacagacacagacacaggtacagacacaggtacagacacaggtacagacacaggtacagacacaggtacagacacaggtacagacacaggtacagacacaggtacagacacagacacagacacaggtacagacacaggtacagacacaggtacagacacaggtacagacacaggtacagacacaggtACAGGTACACGTAGCATGGTACTGCAGGTGTAGAACTCACATAGAGCTACTATACATGCATACACACTCCTCAAGCTCTCCCTGAGTCCATGCTTCAGATGAAGTCATTATTAAAGTCAATCTTACCAGGAGCTTGTTGTACTTCAGCTGGAGGGCACTGGCAgagtcctagagagagagagagaaagaaagagagaacgagaggagacaaagagagagagagagagaggagagagagagagagagagagagagagagagagagagagagagagagagagagagagagagaaagaaagaaagagaaaagagagagacaaagagagagagagagagagagagaaagagagagagagagagaaggagaggagacagagagaaggagaggagacagagagagagagagagcgagagagagagaacgagaggaaagagggagagagaacgagaggaaagagagagagagagagagagaatgagaggagacagagagagcgtgagagtgagaggagagagcagaaaggagagagcgtgagagtgagaggagagagagtgagaggagagagagaagtaaagagaatATTACTGCATGGACCTTTCTGTGAGAGCTCCTCCCTGTCAGGCATTTTAAATGATATTGAGCTTGACCGGGGAAACAAATCCTCACTAACATACGTCATGTCTATGTGTGTCATTGAACGACTGGAAATGGTGTGGAGAAGTCAGAAATGGTGTGGAGAAGTCAGAAATGATTGGAGATTCGTGTCTTTACACACTGTCATAATTCTGTGTATACGTTGGGTATTTTAGCAAAACCTCAAAATGTAAAAACAGTCTTCGTTTTTTCAAATGCAACAGTTTCTAACTGAAGTGGGCTTGGAGTTGACCTGCGTGGCTGTTAGTCCTCCCATGTTTTCGCTGTCTGAAACGCCTGGTTATTTAAACAACGTTATTGAAGGTCCCTCTGGAGCAGAGACTCCACTAAATAACTACATTTGAATGTGACGTGGGAAGGTTTGATTTCTGAGTAATGAGTCATTGTTGACAATCATTCAGTACAATATATGCCTGTTTTTTTCTCATAACTGGAACTTTCAGAGTGGTTGCTGTTGTTGTCGTCAGGTATGTGGGCTATAAATAAAGCCATGGTTATCTTCCTGGATAGGAGACTAGTAAATGACTGAGTATAAAACACAACGTATCAGGTCGTTTCTGCGCTGGTTGTTAGTGCTACCTTGTCGTCGCTGGCTGAGATGTGAGGGGCCAGGGCCTCCACCTCACTGTGAAAGATGTTGTGTTCCTCCACCTCGTTCTCTATGGTGGGCAGGTCCTGACCAAAACCCTTGTTGCTCAGGTTGCCCTGGTCGGAAGAAGAAAGACATGACGTTTATGTTACGGTGTGCGGAAACTGTGTGTACACATAtccaagcctgtgtgtgtgtgtgtgtgtgtgtgtgtgtgtgtgtgtgtgtgtgtgtgtgtgtgtgtgtgtgtgtgtgtgtgtatgtgtgtgtgtgtatgtgtgtgtgtgtgtgtgtgtgtgtgtctgtatgtgtgtgtgtgtgtgtatgtgtgtgtatgttgtgtgtgtgtgtgtgtatgtgtgtgtatgtgtgtcgtgtgtatgtgtgtgtgtgtgtgtatgtgtgtgtgtgtgtatgtgtatatgtgtgtgtgtgtatgtgtgtctgtgtgtgtctgtgtgtgtgtgtatgtgtgtgtgtgtgtgtgtgtatgtgtgtgtgtgtgtgtgtgtgtgtgtgtgtatgtgtgtgtgtgtgtgtgtgtgtgtgtgtgtgtgtgtatgtgtgtgtgtatgtgtgtgtgtgtgtctgtgtgtctgtactgtatgtgtgtgtgtgtgtgtgtctgtgtgtctgtgtgtgtgttcccctcaCCTGTTTCTCCTCTATGATCCTGCCCCAGTT includes:
- the LOC127918033 gene encoding periplakin-like; amino-acid sequence: MNLNKDVSKINEGKQPLYQDDTNKRILSSLELLQGLDEDAVDAKRLQHPQAEMIEQDMKQLRVRLRKLREDHDRIYHLTCSEGLPSVNWGRIIEEKQGNLSNKGFGQDLPTIENEVEEHNIFHSEVEALAPHISASDDKDSASALQLKYNKLLASSSARQRHLLSLRDYMQRCTNELYWMDQQAGRSLPRPSVYDWSQILTWTTLHVTDSMSN